From the genome of Aquila chrysaetos chrysaetos chromosome 8, bAquChr1.4, whole genome shotgun sequence:
TCTGAAACCAGACAGAATGGGAGGGTTACATGGCCGCAGAGGCCAGTGTGCCCtagcccctctcctccccagacAGACCCCCACGTAGGTACTTCCCTGAAGCATGGGTGCCTTGAAGCATCGCTGCCCAGCCCAGGCAGACCCAGGGAGCCTGGCTGCCAGCTGGGTGCATCCTCCTGCAACCTACCTGCAGCTACAGGTCTTCCTCGTTTCCCTGTCTGTGGAGTGAAAAGCAAGGGGAGATGTGTTACGCTAGGCAATGTGGCTGAGCTGGGAGGGAGTACGAGCCGAGACCCCAGCCCTTTCCGCTGGCAGGACTaggacagggaggagagaggaggctgCCTTAAAACCGTGCAATACccacctcctcttcttcttccctccgCAGTGGAACCGCTGGCCTGGGGGCAAGAGGAGCGACTGAGGCCTCTGGTGGGTAGAgccttccccccctgcccctgtcCCATCTCACCTGCCCATCTCTGCACAGCAGGCTTGTCCCCCGCTGGGGACCACTGGGTTTGGCTCCTGAGGGAAGCCCCGAGCCCCCCTGCCTCCATGCTGGGGCTGgcctcctgcctggctcccaCTGGTGTGGGGAGACACCGACCCCACACGCTGCCTCCCGGCCCCCGGCTCAGCCGCGCTGCCCGGCCAGCCCCCCTGCACTGCCCCGGACCCCGAAGCCGCAGTCCCTGGCGCTGCCCAGCAAGGCGCCAGCCACGAGACCCCGCTTGGATGTCTGCCTTTCTCCCTCAGCTGCCCCCGGGATTGCAAATGCAGGTGATTTTCTTATCTTGCCCCCTAAAACCGCTGGGCAATGTCACAGCGTGCAGCTGCGATGCTGCGGCCACCCTCGGCCGTGCGGAGCGAGGCAGACAGTCCCTGTGTGCACAGGCAGGGTCGCAGGGTGCCCTGCATGCTCGGCACCGAGTCTCCCTGGAAGCCGCCGAGGTCTGAGGGCTCTGGGAAAGCTGGTTTCTCGCTCTGGAAATGTCAGAgttttctctgctatttttaattagtgACCTTCCCTCTGAAGCCTTGACGCTGGCAGGGAAACGCGAACCGTTTACGTTGTCTCCTTCCCAACTCGCTTTCTGTTGGGAGCTTGCCTAGATGGAAAAttcccaggcagccccagctgcaggcGATGCCCACCCCTCACACAGTGGGGCAGGGTCAGtggccccccccaccccggcaccCAGCCAGTGCCTGGCACAGGGCAAGGTGGGAGGTGAGCAGAGAAAGGGCCACGTGTGGGGGAACAGAGCCGAGGCAGGCATCCGGCCCGCCCGAGGCACTTACTGAGGATGATGAGGAGCCCGACGACAAAAGCCACGACGGCGAAGATCAGCCCCCCGTTGCGGATGGTTTCATAgtctggggaggaggagagccaaGCCGGCGTCAGCCCAGCCGAGGCGCGGGGCTGAGCCCGTGGCGCAGAGCCCACAGGCAGGCGTGGAGCGGGCTGCCTGTAGCCCCCAGGCTACCTGCGGCACGCACTCACCGTAGCTGAACCTGTCCAGGCCCTGCTCGGGCGCTTGCtctggaaaagaggagaaaccCAAGTGAGAGCCAGGGCCTGGGCGCTGGGCTCGGGGTGGGCGCCTGGACAGGGAGACGAGGCGGGAAAGATCAGGAATGAAGATTGCAAGCAAGAGCGCTCTGAATTCCTTAAGGTCTagctgagaaaataaagaattccCAAATTCCTGTTTTTCACTCCAGGAAGTTGAACATTCACGGGGCATTTGCAGGATGCACGGGAGTCTTCGAGCTCCAGGGGAAGCTACAGACAGACTCGGCTCGATTGTTTGCAGCAGCCGGTTGCTATTTGTGAAGGCTGCGCTGTCAGCAGAGCAGCCCACACGGTGCCCTCGGGAAGCGCTGCTGCCCACAGGAGTCGGTGGAGCAGTGATGGCTCTGCTCCTGCGGCACGGAGCACTGAACAACCCCTCGGGCTGACACCTTGCACTGGGTGCGTCCTGGCAGCCTCTCTCCATGCTGGGAGGCTTGTCTGTCTGACGGCTCCGTGTCACCACTGGAGCCCCCTTACCTGACTGTGCGTCCCTCTGCCAGGAGCCATGTGGAAGGAGAAATCCCCCCGAGAAGCCAAACACCAGCCGGCACTGATGCAccagcaggctgcagagctctggggaTTCATCCCCGCGTCTCCCCCGAATCCTCCGCAAGAACTGCCCCTGCTCAAGCTCCCACACGGCAGGAGGGAACAGCCCTGCTCCTTGCACGGAGATGCCCCCGTGAAGGTGACTGTCCTCCCAGGGAAGCCCCTCTGGGGTGGGCTCAGCAGGGTGCTAGCTGCTGGTGCCTGCTGGCCACCCTTACCGTCACCCATCGTGTCGGCGTGTCGTCCGGCGGGCGTCTCGCTCTGGGAGCGGGCGCCCCTGGGAAAGCACATTAATTGGGAGGCAAACCTCATTAAACATTAACGGCCTCGCTGTAATGTTTATCGCAGTCACGAGGGGAGGCACAGGGCTCCCACCCACCTTTGGGAAGGAGGcccgggaggggaggggagggcagggcgcACACCCGCCATGCCAGccagcagggagggctgggcaCCCCGGAGCCGCGGGTGTCCCTACCCCAGCCGGGAGTGGGGTGGCATGCCCTCCCTCACTTTCTGAATGTCAGGCCAGCTGGGCTTCACCTCCCACCATGGAGGCGAGCCCGAggtggggggcagagggatgggCTTGAGTACGGGCTGCAACTGCCTTCTGCTAGAGAGAAGCGGGCGGCATGCCCCATCCCCGCAGCCTGGCGCTATGGGTCCCCGCAACGGCAGGGTCAGTGCCTCCCAGCCCCGCATCGAGCCGTCCCGGGGGGGCCCTGCAGCACCCCGGCACAGCCATGTCCGCGGCGCATCCCTGCCCGGCCGAGGGTACCAGGATGCTGCACCCCTCAAGGCTGTGCCAGCCCCAGGCGGCAAAGCCAGCTGCCAGGCAGGCTGTTCAATCCAGTTTGCTCTAATCTCACAATCAGCGAGCGGGAGTCACGCGCCCAAGCCGATTAGCGCCGCAGCGGCCGGCCCCAGGGGAGCACTCCCCTCACCGTGCCCAGGGCTGGGCCCAGGCCCGAGGCCCCCCGGAGCCCCCCACGGCAGCTCGGCGCCGTGGGGCGAAGCCAAGCCCCGGGAGGGCAGTGCGTGGGGCCGTCCGGGCAGCCCCGCTGTCACAGAGCCGAGGCGGCGCCCAGCATCGCCCTCGATCGGCGCGCCAGCGGCCGGGACGCCAAAGCTCCCGAAAGGCCGAGGGACAAGGGGGCTCTGTGCCGGCCTCCCCCGGGGCTGCGCAGCCGGGCTCGCCGCTCACACGCTCCCTTCACACGGCCTCTGGGTATTGaaactgctgctggctgcaggaaaGAGCGCGGCAGGGAGGGGGCTCGGACAGCCCACCACTGCTAGCACAAAGCTCGTCTGTGCTGCCTGGGGGATGAGCCACCATCGCTCCCCTCCGCCCCAGCCCGGCACAGAGGGACAGCGTGGGAAGCTGCCCGCCAGCTCGCCCAGCCAGCCTCCCCGGCAGAGCTGGAGCCCTCGGCCCCCGTCCCGCTCCCCGCAGCCTTTCCCCCAAGCCTTGGCAACGCCATGGCCCTTGAGACGACGCAGCCAGGCACCGATAGAAACggtattttattcctttccccCTTAGGTCACAGCACAGAACACACCAGTCCTTTACAACAGCAGCACACTCGcctatttaaaaggaaacacaatAGGTCGGTTTATTTTACAACAGTCAGGATTTTGCCATTTCTACACACCAcagggatttctttgtttcacGTTGACACCGACGGCACGCTACAGACACCACGGGCACTCTGACGCGGGACACACGTGGGCTGCGCGGGGTCTGCTCTGCCCGAGGCTGTGGGGCAGCGTGGAGACAGGAGGCGAGCAGAGCTCTCTGCAACGgccaggaggaaggggagagggtaCTGGAGACAGGGTCTCTCTGCCTTGCACAGATGGGACGAAGCGTGCTTCCCAGCGCCGCCACGGGACGCAAAGCACGCAGGGACACAGCCCACGCTGGAGGCAGGGCCACCACGGCAGGGTGGACACAGCAGAAACCCCTCTCAAAACCATTCTGGAGGACAAGAACCTCTTCCCGCTGCGTGGACACGCTCTGACGTGTTTCAGTgcagccctggggacccccGCTGCTGCCCAGGCTGACCTGCCTTGGCAAGCACCCACGACCAAGCCAGCACTCCCCAGGCCCAGCTGAGGCCACGGTTTTGCGTGCCCACGGGTGCGGGGAAGGGGCCAGATTCACAGGTTTGCCTCCAACCCATGAGCGGACACAAGGTGACGACGGCCTCTGGGCTCAGCCCCGCTGTGCAAGCTCAGGCATGCAAAGCCCCGGAGCACCGCTCACCGCTGCTAGCTGCTGCTCCACGGGGAGAAGGGGCAGCTGGCATTGGGGGGGCTGACAACACGTAACCACCACAGGATGATACACAGCACTGACGCAGGGGGCCGTGTCGCAGGCCACGGCGCAGGGAGTGACAAGGCATCGGGAAGGGCAGGGAGCACCGGGAGGAAACGCCGCTGTCCCTTCCCTGCTGGAGACAAGCAAGGACAGGATCTTTACTTCAGTCCATGTTTCTCTTTAGCCCTCAGACTGTTTAACCTGCCCACCTCCGTCTCACGGGCAGGCAGAGCGTTGGCAAGGAGCTGGTTTGCGCTGGCTAGCATGGTCACCGCTGCACAGCCACCCTCTTTCACAGTGTCACCGTGCCGGGGATTTCATGGGCTTCTCTGCCACCACAGCATCTCCTCACCTTTAAAGCAGCAACCCACACCGATGGCTTGGTTGTAGCCAGGGACAGAAACGGGGAGTGCCGAGCAGGCGAGAAAGGGGAGCTCCTTTCAGCCTTAAATCCAGCACCCAGGTGCCTCCACTGAGGGAAGGGGAGCCACGGGATGTCCCCGCCTGGCTCGCCCCCTACCGCGGCTGCCTTCGGGCCGGGGGCGCGCACAGGAGGGTTATTGCTGAAACTGCAACGCGCGGTCCAGGCTCAGCCTGGGCAGGCCCCCAGAGCGCCGCGGGACTGGTCCCCGAGCCCTGCCAAAAGCCAGCCGGGGTGGACCATGAGCCCCCGCCAGTGACACTGCCCAGCATGCAGATGGTACCGTGCGGGCCGTGCCAAGCGCCTCTGGctctgggtgggggggggacgtGGGGCTCCCCCGGGCCCAcgctgccctgccctgcggCTCCCGTTCCAGGGAGCGCTTGCCAGTTGTACACAGCCCGAATCACACGCACAGCACGAGAAAGGTGAAGAGAAAGTCACTATTACAACATCAGCAACGACTAGCCCTAGAGGTAACGATCATCTCACATCAACATTACACACCACTGGAGGCAGAGAGGACGGTGAGCGGAGTTTAGTCGGGTTAGTAAACAGAGAACCGGTGCTGAAGCACAGAGGGTAACACAGACACAGCAGCTTCGCATCTCCTTAGAGGGACCTGTTGCTGCGATTTCAGTTTCCTCGCAGGCCACTGGCATCTGCGGTCCGAGCATCTGTCCTTGGGTCTCTGGGTCTGCGTGCGAAGGAGAGCAGTGAGTCAGGCTGGGAGCCTTTCCCTGCACAGGGCTCGTCCACCAGCAGTGTAAACCGCCTGCCCACCAGCACGGGCTCCGGGCTTCCGCGCTCTCTGAACGCAGAGCTTGGGGCAACTCTGACTGTGGGTGAGGAGCGAGATGCCCCAAGGGGCTTGCACTCGGCTCTCTAGAGgccctaaaaataaaacccccttGGGGTGGAGGAGCACAAGGAGAGGAAGTGTAATAATGCAAGGGAAAATCCGGACAGATGCTTCCTTTTCCCGCTGGGCTGCCTGGGGCTTGCCGAGCACAGGACACCCGGGACCTCGCCAGCACCGCATGTTTCCCTGCCACGGCCCCGACCAGCACTCGCCCCTGTGCCGTGCTGGGGATGAAGGGCTGCCCGGTCCCAGCAGAGTGGTCTCTCGGAGCCCCGCCATTGCCCCTGTACACAGCCCCGGCTgcccctcccttccttcccagcactgcagccGCGACAGCCCTAGTGACACCACACACACTGGCCTGGGCTGGTCCGTGGCAGCCCCGGGACTCACCGCATGGCTCTTGTTcagttctctgctttctgtgctcCCGTTGCtgcaaagggaagagcagagcgGTTCGCAGCGCCTGCCCAGAGCTGAGTGCTCTGCGGGCAGGCGGGGGTAACGCAGAAGCGGCGGCAGAGCACGCGCGAGACAGGACAGGTGACCTTACCGTTCGAGGTGATCAGGTTCTCCGCCTGGGCCTCCTCGTCCCCTGGAGCTCTGCAAGAAGAGGGGCACGGTGAGAGCGGCCAGGGCCTGCACCCTGTCCCTGGGGGTGGGATGCCCGACAGCGCAGGGGCATGCTGAGGAAGGTGCCCTGGGAGtgtgcagagctgctttgcCACCCAGGAGCTCTGCAGCGGAGCTTTGGGCACCAGGCACCCGAACGGGATGCTCGGGGAATGCAGCCACTCCACCAGCTGCGGGAGGGAGCCCAGGAAGAGCTGAGCGCTGGGCAGAGAGGCTCACCAAGGGAAATGTTCCCCACCAGGCTGCCCTCACTCACCTGGGCTTCTGGTTGAAACTGCACCTGCACCTCCTGCCTGCAAGGGGAGAGAAACACCGTCAGCGCGGCCAAAGTGGGAATGGGCCGCGGCCTTTCCCAatggctgcccccccccccccccccccccccaagaacaGTCCCCAGTGCCCTGGCCCACAAGCCCAGCATCCGCCTGGTCCCCAACTTACTGAGTATAAGGAGAATGCCAACGGTGAACAGGACCACGGCAAACACCAGCCCCCCGATCCTCAGGCTCTGGTAATCTGGGGGGGAGGAGACACAGGGGCTTGTTCCCACTGGCTTCAGGGAAGGGGGCGGCCTCTTTGACTCCCCATCGTACATGCACGCATGTCCCCCACCAGCACGCCCATCCTCACGCACGGCGATGCTCACCATAGTTAAAGGggtcctcctccttctctgggGTGGCCACTGGAAATAAGCGGACAAGGGGTGCAAGGTGAGCGAACCTGCCAGTGGGGCCCCTGCGGCCCTCCGCAGCCCCCCTGCCGGCAcgggcactgctgctgccccactCCAGCCCCCCCTGGATCAGAGGGGCAGCTGTCTGCCGGGACCCTGCAGCCTTTTCCCGTGCCCCTGCGACCCACCTTGCGTGCGGAAAGCACTTGGCACCTACCGTCTGCCACAGCCGCCGGCACCAGCAGAGAGCACAGGAAGATCAGCACTGCCTCCATGGCCGCTGcaagagaggggaaaagtgGGCTTCAGCACCCAGATGGCTGATGGAGGGCACCGTGATGGGGCTGGGGTGCGCGACTACGGGCAACCCGTGCCCGACTGtgtgggcaggcagggctgcacagCCCTTGCAGCCCACGCTGCGGGAGAAGGAGCCAGGCTGGCCCCGGGAAACACACGGGGGCCTGGCCACGATACCTGGGGCCGTAGCTGTGCCCAGCCCAGTGGGGACATGGCGCCTCGCAGGcggaaaagaggggaaaggtttgagcagacagacagatggactTTTTGTGGGGTTCTGCGGTACATTTTCAGGCACCTCTGCAGGCACCTCTGCACCActggctctgctcctggcaCAGATCTCTGTGCAGTCGCAAGGCTGCACTGCAGGCAATGGGGCCAGCATGAGGGCTGTGATCTCTCCATCAAGGTCAATACCATGTCCTTCACCCAGAGCATACTTTTATTTGTCCCAATTAGCATAGCAATTATGGCACATTCCTACAATGAGGCCAGCAGTCCTGGTGGGACATGAGCTCACAGCCATGCTtgccccccccagctccccacgcTCACCTACAGCAGTGAGGAGAGACCTTAAATAAATACCCCCTCAGTCCCCTCTCACAGCTGAGACTGTCCCCGTCCCTTCACAAGCACCAACACGTTGCCCTTGTGCGGAGGCACCCGGCCAGCGCATGGACCCTTCTCCAAGGGATGCCAGCCTGGGTGTAACAACGCTGTGGCTGGGCTGTGACGCTCCCTGCCAGCTCAGGCAGGGGTGCACATCTCCATGCCCCAAGCTGCTGCACCCATTTGGGATGGGCACCCTGGCCGCTGGGACCAGCCAGCGCCAGGCACCACTCCTCTGCCAGCACACACGGTACCTATTAACTGGCCCCGAAGCGTCGCGATGGGCAAGGGCTGGGGGAGCGGCTGCTCTCCGTCCTGCCAGCTGGCACAGGGCACTGCGCGCACCCGGCCACCCCTTCCCGCTGGCTGCGATGCCTCTTGCCAGGACGGAGCAGGCTTGGCGGACACGCTTCCTTCGAGGGAGCAAGCTGGGAGCTCCGGAGTCCAGGGGCAGGTTGGGCGCTGCCTCGCCGGCCGCCCGTGGCTTGCCCGCACACAGGGCTctgcttgtttgtgttttgctgcCGTCAGGCAGTCACTAAGCGCCCCGGTGATAGGGCTCGGTGGCCATACATGGTGCGGGAATGCGAAGAGGGCTTGCTGCTGgcacaggagaggaaggggggTTATCGGGCACGCTGCACAGCACTGATAGCACCAAGCGctacagagctgctgcagctgctgcgcTGGATTAGTGCCGATAAGAAAGGGGCCCTCAACAGAGCAGGAATTCAGCTAGCTGACGGATGAAGATCCCCGGCGTGCTGCTATTCAGCCCCTCCAGAGCTTGACCTGATTCGGATGCAacctctgccccagcccaccCGGGCGGCCAGTGACGGGGGCGGGGAGGCAGCTCAGCTGCCCCAGGCCAGCTCCTCGGGGCACCAGggtcccccagctcctgccgcGGCCCCTCTTCCCAGTTTGTGCTGCGAAGATGCCCGGGAACGGCACACATGGAGCAGGCTCGGCAGCACCCACCAGCCTGCCaaagccagccccagcagcattCCGCTCGGCGGCCGGTCTCCAGTGCTGCCTTCGGGAGCCAGCTCCTGTCGCGTCTGCGGAGGAAGCAGCCTCCAGCACCGCGCTCGGCCCCGCCAACACGGGGAGCATGCTTCCAGAACCCCATTTATTCATCGGAACCAGTTGCCTCCCATGATAACTCAcgtccttcccttcccttccacatCTTGTCATTTTGAAGTCAACGTGTTTCATCCGAACGCCAGAGGGTTTAATTTCCCTGGCCCGCAGCTGCCGCCACCATTGTGTAGCGCAGGGCTGCGCTGCCACGCCACGCTGGAGCGTGCCGCTGGCTGCCTGCGCCCAGACAAGCCCCCTCGTTTGCTGAGGCACGTAATTCTGGATAATTACCAGGTCTCAGAAATACGTACAAAGAACCTAACAGCTGGTGAAACAGTAACTTCTAGTTGCCGATTTTCTTATGTCCTTTACCTCACATCCTTTATCTCTTTACTGCTGAGGCTGCCAGCGCAAAATCAGTGTCATTACCCAATACGAGGGTGTTGTATGCGCACAAGGAGAGGCAATACAGTGCATGCCACTGCTAGATGAACAGTATGAATTGGCTCTTGTAGGGTATTAAtgatgcctttatttttttaacaaatcatTAGATTTgtattgtttcttttgctgttattcAACTACtattgcagcagcagctcagtgaCATCCCCTGGAGAACCTACTCAGGGAATTTCGCATTATTCACAACCgttcctgccctgccctgagcCCCGCCACCCCAGCCAAGGCACGTGGGAACCCCCTCGCTTTCCTGCTCACCCCACGCACGCTCCCCTCCTGCAGCGGGCAGCCCTGGGACTCCTGAGGGCAGCGTTTCTCACCCACGCCCCACAGCCCTCAGTTGCGGCCCCAGTCCCTCATCACGTGCGAGCCGTCCCACTGATGCCTGGCAAGGTGCTTTACAGCacgggcagccctgcctgcaacAGCGACAGAGTCCGACCCGCCGGCCACGGTTCCCAGAGCAGCTTCGAAAATGCCGGAGCcatgctgctggctgcctgggCGTGTTTTGCCAGCACTAACAGAAGCGAACATCTCGCAGCTCCGGCACCCGCCGAAGGCTTcgctccctgctctcctgcagtcCCCTCCAGCCCTCCACAGCCACCCGAGGAAGCGGGCTAGCGCTGGGGCCCCGCCTGGCCACAGACATTGTTTCCAGTCCTCTGCTCAGCTTTTGGCTTCTCACGCTTAGTGCAGCAGAGGTCGCTTTTTCGCCAAGCCAAGCACACAGCACACatatgttctttgtttttctaactCAATCCCCCAAATTCACACACTTCCACACGCTTAAACTTATCTCCGCATGAGTTAACCATCAGGATTGGCAGTGTCCttgcttgaaaaacaaacacagcattCCGGAGTGCAAATGAGCCCAGGTCTCCTCCAAGGAAGCATATGCTTTGCGAAGCGCCAcaggttttttgggttgtttcGAGCTGGCCCACCCACTTTTTcaagaagctgaaataaagCGAGAAGAGCAAACATTGCAAAGGGTTTGCCGTTTTCCCCGCTTACGCCTTCAGACCACAGTGTTCAAGGCATGAAGGCACCGCTCCCTGCCCTCTGCTCACGCTGAATCCAGCTGTGCCTTTGCACAAAGGCAGCggaaaaaacagcagctgccCCAGGAGTGACAGCAGCCCCGCGCCCAGCCACATCTGCACAGCCTGCTCCTTGCCCACCCTGTGCCGCCAGGCTCAGACCTCCCTGTTTTCTCCCCGTTAGTGACACAAAGTTTGCTGTCACCAAACCGAGCAGCCATGCACCCGTGCAAACCACGGGGAATGGGCAGCGCAGAGCGCTTCGCGTGCCACTTGAATAAAAacatgggttttttcctgttgaaactGCAAGATCTGCCTGCATACGGAGAGAGGCAGAGCGGCACAGGACGCAGGGCAGTGGTGCCCAgagctctccttccctttcGCCTCGACCCAACTGGCAGTTTTAAGAGGGCAAACCAAATATTTACCCTCCCATCCCTGTCTGCATGGCTGAGCGGGTGCCAGGAGGAGGACATCAGGCTTTTGGCAGAGGCtcctgggggaaggaaggaaggaacgACGCAGACTGAGGGAGTACATGGCGTTTGCTGTTTAGGGGCTTACCAGAGCTTTCGTTGAACCCCTCTCTGGCAGGACGGGGCTGAGCCATGGCTGGACCTGCCCCACGGTGAGGGTTTGCAGGTGGTGCCCACACTGTCGCCCTCGGCCCTGCACACTGGCACGGCCCTCTGCCCAGGGatgccctccctgccctgggaaAGCGCTGCTGGGCACCGGGGCAGCCCACGCAGCCGTGGCCGCCCCCTC
Proteins encoded in this window:
- the FXYD2 gene encoding sodium/potassium-transporting ATPase subunit gamma isoform X2; translation: MRFASQLMCFPRGARSQSETPAGRHADTMGDEQAPEQGLDRFSYDYETIRNGGLIFAVVAFVVGLLIILSQRFHCGGKKKRRQGNEEDL
- the FXYD2 gene encoding sodium/potassium-transporting ATPase subunit gamma isoform X1 yields the protein MRFASQLMCFPRGARSQSETPAGRHADTMGDEQAPEQGLDRFSYAGLTPAWLSSSPDYETIRNGGLIFAVVAFVVGLLIILSQRFHCGGKKKRRQGNEEDL
- the FXYD6 gene encoding FXYD domain-containing ion transport regulator 6, which translates into the protein MEAVLIFLCSLLVPAAVADVATPEKEEDPFNYDYQSLRIGGLVFAVVLFTVGILLILSRRCRCSFNQKPRAPGDEEAQAENLITSNATGAQKAEN